In the Burkholderia contaminans genome, AACTATCGCGGCATCGGCGCGTCTCGCCCCGCGCGCCTGCGTGCGTTGAAGGCCCGCATGCGCGACTGGATGGAACTCGACGTGGGCGCCGCGACCGCGTGGGCGCGGCAGGCCTACGACGGTTTGCCGCTGCTGGCGGTCGGGCATAGCGTCGGCGGCCATGCGATCGGGCTGTCCGCCGCGACGCCGCACCTGCGCGCGGCCGTGCTGATCGCCGCGCATGCGGGCAGCACGCGGCTGATCACGCAGGCGGCCGAACGCCTGAAGGTGCGGCTGATCCTGCGTGTGCTCGGTCCGCTGATGTCGGCACTGCTCGGCTACGTGCCCGGCAAGCGGCTCGGGCTCGGCGAGGACATGCCGGCCGGCGTGTTCCGCGAATGGAGCCGCTGGACCGCGCTGCCGAACTATTTCTTCGACGATCCGACGCTCGGCGCCGCCGAACGATACGCGAAGCAGCAGTTGCCGATCCTCGCGCTGGGCTTCGACGACGACCCGTGGGCGAACCCGACTGCGATCGGTCTGCTGGTAAGCTATCTGACCCGCGCGACGGTCGAACGCCGCCAGATCGATCCGCACGCGGCGGGCAGCGGCCCGGTCGGGCACATGGGCTTCTTCCGCAGCCGCCCCGGCACCGTGCTGTGGCCCGACGTGGCCGACTGGCTCGCGCAGGCACTGGACACGCCGCGCGCCGCACGCCGCCCCTCCCTTTCCATTGCAGCCGGGAACCTAGCTTGAGCGAAGACCGACGACTGTTTTTCATGTTGAACATCGGCCAGCGGCGCGTGCAGCGCTGGATCGACCGCAAGGCGGAGACCGAGACGCGCGCGAGCGCCGCGCAGGCCGGCGTATTGTTCTGTCTCGCGAAACAGGACGGCGCGCTGATCGGTGAAGTCGGCGCCGCGCTGCAGCTTGCGCCGTCCGCGATGACGGGGCTCGCCGACCGGATGGCGAAAGCCGGCCTGATCGCGCGCCACGCCGATTCGGACGATGGCCGCGCGACGCGGTTGTACCTCACCGATGAAGGGCACGCCGCGCTCAAGCGTGCGCGCGTGCTGCTGCGCGAACTCAACGGCAAGCTGTGCGACGGGTTCTCCGACGACGAACTCGATGTCGTCGCGCGATGGCTGCATGCGCTGCAGGAGCGGTTTCCGGCGGAGCGCTGAGCAGCACGATCCCGCATCGCCGCCGGCGCTCAACGGCCCCATCGAAAGCGATTCCGATTCGCATTTTCGATTCGATTTTCATGCCGTCTCGACGGCATTTTTTGCGCGTCCGCCGCCCTCTTCCGGCAACGCTTTCCGGCTACGCACTGTTACAAAAAACTGCCTGCCGGGCGGCATTCGAATCGCCTACATTGCAATCCACCTCGACACATTCGTCGCCTGCCCGGGCAAGGCTTCCCGTCCGGCCGACATCGCAGTCACGCCCGACAATCAATGAAAATGAAAAGGAGTCTTAACCGAAGTGCTGGCGGCGTCCAGCGCACGCGGATTGCGATGACCGAAGCGGCATCCTGAACGACACGTATCGGCCCGATGCGCGGCATACGACGCCGCGCGCCGGATCGCGCTGCCGCGTCGTGCCGCCCCATCGCACCCGCACGTCAACGAGGAGCAGTCCATGCGACGCATGATCGTGTCCCACTCGCTTGTCACCCGCCTGTCCGCCGCGATGGCGATGGCCGCCGCGGCCGCGGCGCACGCCGATCCCGTCGTCGTGTCCGGCCCGAGCCCGTTCGTCGCCTGCACCATCGGCGGCCCCGGCACCAACTACGTGAACGCCGAAGTCGAGCCGTGGCTATCGGTCAACCCTGCAAACCCGATGAACATGATCGGCGTGTGGCAGCAGGACCGCTGGTCGAACGGCGGCGCCCACGGGCTCGTCGCCGGCTACACGTTCGACGGCGGCGCGACCTGGGCACGCACGCCGCAGCCGTTCAGCGCATGCGCGCCGGGCGGGCTCAAGTACGAGCGCGCGTCCGATCCGTGGGTCTCGTTCGGGCCGGACGGCACCGCGTACTCGGTGTCGATCTCGTTCAACCAGTCGAACAACAGCAATGCGGTTGCCGCGTCGGTGTCGTCCGACGGCGGACAGACCTGGAGCAGCCCCGCGGTGCTGATCGCGAACGACGAGCCGACGACGCAGTTCTTCAACGACAAGGAATCGGTCACCGCGAACCCGGCGAAGGCCGGCACGGCCTACGCGGTATGGGACCGCCTCGAGCTGCCGAACGGCAACCCTTATGCGAACCTTCACACGAAGGCGTTCCGCGGCCCGACGCTGTTCTCGAAGACGACCGACGGCGGCAAGACGTGGAGCGCCCCGAAAGTGATCGTCAACGTGCCTTCACGCCAGCAGACGATCGGCAACCAGATCGTGGTCGATCCGAGGAACGGCACGCTCTACGATTTCTTCGACCTGATCCAGCCTCCGTTCAGCAAGGCGGCCGGCAAGGTGGCGTTCATCAAGTCGACCGACGACGGCGCAACATGGACGAAACCGCAGGTGATTGCCGGCCTGCAGACGGTCGGCGTCACGGATCCGGTGACCGGCGAACCGGTGCGTACCGGCGACATCATTCCGGAACCCGCGATCGACCCCGCGTCGGGGCAGCTGTACG is a window encoding:
- a CDS encoding serine aminopeptidase domain-containing protein produces the protein MTSQPIEFSAADGYALHGTLWSPDAPPRALVLIHPATAVPERLYAGFARFLTERGFAALTYNYRGIGASRPARLRALKARMRDWMELDVGAATAWARQAYDGLPLLAVGHSVGGHAIGLSAATPHLRAAVLIAAHAGSTRLITQAAERLKVRLILRVLGPLMSALLGYVPGKRLGLGEDMPAGVFREWSRWTALPNYFFDDPTLGAAERYAKQQLPILALGFDDDPWANPTAIGLLVSYLTRATVERRQIDPHAAGSGPVGHMGFFRSRPGTVLWPDVADWLAQALDTPRAARRPSLSIAAGNLA
- a CDS encoding MarR family winged helix-turn-helix transcriptional regulator, whose amino-acid sequence is MSEDRRLFFMLNIGQRRVQRWIDRKAETETRASAAQAGVLFCLAKQDGALIGEVGAALQLAPSAMTGLADRMAKAGLIARHADSDDGRATRLYLTDEGHAALKRARVLLRELNGKLCDGFSDDELDVVARWLHALQERFPAER
- a CDS encoding sialidase family protein translates to MRRMIVSHSLVTRLSAAMAMAAAAAAHADPVVVSGPSPFVACTIGGPGTNYVNAEVEPWLSVNPANPMNMIGVWQQDRWSNGGAHGLVAGYTFDGGATWARTPQPFSACAPGGLKYERASDPWVSFGPDGTAYSVSISFNQSNNSNAVAASVSSDGGQTWSSPAVLIANDEPTTQFFNDKESVTANPAKAGTAYAVWDRLELPNGNPYANLHTKAFRGPTLFSKTTDGGKTWSAPKVIVNVPSRQQTIGNQIVVDPRNGTLYDFFDLIQPPFSKAAGKVAFIKSTDDGATWTKPQVIAGLQTVGVTDPVTGEPVRTGDIIPEPAIDPASGQLYVVWQDSRFNGGTYDEIAVSTSKDGGATWSAPQQLNTPTGRPAFNPSVRVDNTGAVMVTYYDFRDLQAGNTTTLPTGFWRKISHDGGTTFADERRVGGPFDMKLAPNAEGFFIGDYQGLDVLPSSSFHPFFVQTNAGNLTNRTDVFFAP